Genomic segment of Dactylococcopsis salina PCC 8305:
ATAATGGGAATTTGGAACGCCAAAGCGGTACTAAACAACAAGAGAAGAACAAAACGAAAATACTTATCGATCGACCACATTTGTTCTACGACATCCTCACCATAATTAATAAAGAACTTTAACGCCGCCGGAACTAAAGCATAATAAGCAAAAACCAATCCCACACCAAACAGCAAAGTTGATCCGACCATCACTGGAACTAAAAGACGACGTTCGCCACGAGTTAAACCAGGAAGGATAAATAACAGAATCTGATAAACAATGAATGGACTCGCCACTAACAAGCCACTGTAACCAGCGACTTTAATAGAAACAAAGAAATATTCTCCTGGGGCGAGTTGTAAGAATTTTACCCCCTGTGCGGGAACTTGTAGCGCTTCAACAATTGGTCTGACGAAGATAAAACAGCCAATGATTCCCACCCCTACCGCAATCAAGGAATAAAAAATGCGCCAACGCAGTTCTTCGAGATGATCAAAAATTGACATCTCTTTCTCGTCGGGGATTTCGTTGAGATAGTGATTTTCTGCTCGATCGTACTTGGTATTCGTTTCAACTGGGGACATTTCGGTTTAGCTGATATGTGCAGTTTGTCCCTCCTATTCTATCTATTACTTAGGAATTAGGTAACGCTTATAGCAATTCTCAAACAGTGACCAGTGATCAGTAGTATCAAGTTCGCTCAATACCCAACCTACGACTATGGTGTTGGGTTACGTTTTCACTTCACTAGGGCCTACGGCTACGAATATGGTGTTGGGTTACGTTTTCACTTCACCCAACCGACGACTATGGTGTTGGGTTACGTTTTCACTTCACCCAACCGACGACTATGGGGTTGGGTTACATTTTCACTTCACCCAACCGACGAATTAAAGCTGGCTCACTTGGTTTAATTCCTGAACGTCCTCTGAGTCTAAACTCCAGCCGATCGCCCCCGCATTTTGTTGAGCCTGGGTGGCATTTTTCGCACCAGGAATCGGAATTGCGCCTCGACAAATTACCCAGTTTAATGCGACTTGTGCAGGGGTTTTGTTGTATTTTTCCGCGAGTTTTTGCAGGGAATTAATAACAGGAGAAATTTTATTGATCCCAGAGGCTTTGAATTTAGGGTCTAAACGTCGCGCACCAGTGGGTTTTTCCGAACCAGTATATTTTCCTGTTAGCAAACCTTGGGCTAAAGGGCTGTAAGCGATGATCGTAACGCCTAATTCTTCGGCAGTTTCCCAGATGCCATTGTTTTCAATTTTTCGATCGAGCAACGAATAAAGAACCTGGTTACTCGCTAAAGGAACACCGCGTTTTTGCAAGTGTTCGTGAGCTTCTCGCATTTGACTAGCGGAATAGTTACTCACTCCTACTGCTTTAATTCTTCCCTGTTTCACTTCTTTTGCCAAAGCATCCATGAGGGTTTCTTGATTCATAAAAAAGGAAAAGGGAGAATGCACCTGATATAAAGGAATGCTTTCCACTTCCAAACGTTTTAGGCTTTCTGTGAGCGTATCTGCTACAACTTGCGGAAAAATCCGCCAAGGTAACGGAAAATATTTCGTTGCGATCGAGACAGGAGTATCATTATCCTTAGCAAACTGACCTAATAATCGTTCTGACTCTCCCAAACCATAGACTTCGGCGGTATCAAATAACGTAATACCAGCTTCTATCGATGCTTGAAACGCATCTTTGACCTGAGTTTGGTCGTATTCTTTGCCATAATCCCAAAATAATCGATCGCCCCAAGACCAAGTCCCAACGCCGAGGGGCGTAACTTGTGGACCATTTTTCCCTAAAGCAACCGTAGTCGGTGTGGTCGTATTCATAACTCTTTACAATTGAACTATCACTCACTAGCTTAGACATGATTCGGATTTATACACAAATTCAACAAGGACATCGCTGGTTAACTCAATATCGCGGAAAACGCCCCGCCTTTGCTTGTGTTTTAGGGTTTACAGAAACGGGATTATTGCCTAAAATTTCCGCCGCCGGAGCCACCCCAGACGATCGGCGCTACACTGCGATCGCGGACGCAGAATGTTTGGTCAATGGCATCCAACTGCACCCGAAACATCCCTTACCTCCCCTCACCGTTGGCGCTTCTCCTACTCTAATTTCCCGTGCGTTTGTGGAAGCGCTTTCTCTCCCCGTTTATGTATTTAATGCGGGTTTACCCCATTCCCCTGCGATTCCTCACATTGATCTCGCGGGAAAACCCGCGCAATGTGTTTCCACAGGAAAGGCACTCCCTCAAGCAACAGTCGAACATTTATTCGCCCAAGGCTGGCATTGGGGAGAAGTTCTCGCGCAAACAGTAAAAGATAGTTATTTAACTATTGGGGAATGTGTTGTCGGAGGAACAACCACAGCTTTAGGGTTACTCACGGGGTTGAGAGTCGCCGCCGCCAACAAAATTAATAGCAGTCATCCTCAATGTAATCATCAGCAAAAATGGGAAATTGTCCAAGCTGGGTTAGGAAAAACCGATTGGTATTTTCAACAAACCGCTATTGATCCCTTTGCGGTAGTGGCTGCGGTTGGTGATCCGATGCAAGCCGTTGTTGCTGGTATGGCGTTATCTGCAAGTCGAGAGGTGGGCGTTTTACTCGCTGGAGGAACACAAATGCTGGCGGTTTATGGCTTAATTCAACGCTTATTGAGAAATGGGAGTCGAGGCGATTTAGATAAAATTGTCGTTGGGACAACCCGTTGGGTTGCAGAAGACCTTACGGGTGATACGATTGGACTGGCGAAAACCTTACAGGATGTCCCATTACTTGCTACAGGATTGAGCTTTGCCACCTCAGAGTTTCCCCAACTTACTGCTTATGAAGATGGTTATGTCAAAGAAGGGGTTGGGGCTGGAGGTTGCGCGATCGCAGCTCATTTGGATTTAGGTTGGAGTCAAGCCCAATTGTTAAGCACAATTGAAGCGTTAGTCCAACAATATGCCAAAATCAGTTAAAAGTGAATGCGTTGGGCGAGGAGTTGTTCTTCTAAAGCCGCAATTCGGTTATAGGCGGCGGCAAGTTGAGTGTTTAAACGACGGATTTGGATTTCTGGAGAAACTTCTTCCCCGTCAGATGCTCGGTTTCCACCAGTGTTCGTGTCGTCATCGAGTAAAACATCCTTATGACCCATCATGGCACTAAAACCGCGGTGATGGTTTTCAGAGGAAGATTCATTAATCGCAACATTTTCCGAGTTTTCACTTGCGCTGTTACGCATGGTTATCGTCTCTTCAAAACGATTGTTGAGGTGTTCAACAACCGTATAAAGGCGATCGATTTTTTGTTCGAGGGTGATGATATGATTTTGCAGTCGATCCATGAACGATCCTAATAGCAGTTGTTCTACGGTGATAGGTAAAACCCTATTCCCTAACCATGATATTCCCTGTATCGAGATATCTCTTTATATTACGGATTCATTTAATTTTTCAGAGTTATGTTAAACCGTCGTGAAGTTTTGTTAATTACTTTAATGAGCGCGATCGCACCGTTTTTGTCATCTTGTCGCACTAGCAACAATTCTCTAGTGATTAAAGTGTTAGAAGACTCGATTCCCCCTCAACTTCTGGGAGATTTTAAAAAACAGTTTCCGCTCGATCGAACCCTAGATATTAAGCCAATTTCGCAGTTAGAAAGTCTCTATCAATTCCTCGAAAATGCAGTCACCAAAGACAACCAAAAAACAGCAAATTTAGTCACATTAGGAGATATTTGGCTAGAAAAAGCGATTAAAAAAGAGTTAATTCAACCGCTAACCGTTAATTCTCTCCGTAACTGGGAAATGCTACCCGCTTCCTGGCAAAAATTAGTCCAACGCGATCGAAACGGGAATCTAGATGCTAGAGGAAAGGTTTGGGGGATTCCCTACCGTTGGGGAAGCACAGTGATTGCTTACCGCGAAGATCGGTTTCGTCAAGCGGGATATGATCCGCCGACAGACTGGGGAGATTTATGGCGAGAAGAATTGCGCGATCGAATTTCTTTACTCAATCAACCGCGAGAAGTCATTGGGTTAACCTTAAAAAAACTCGGATTTTCTTATAACACTCCTGATTTAGACTCAATTTCCGACTTAAAAACCGCACTAAAAACCCTCAACCAACAAGTTAAATTTTATAGTTCTCAATCCTATTTACAACCCTTAATTTTAGAAGACACTTGGGTTGCTGTGGGTTGGTCAAATGACCTTTTACAATTACGCACCCGTTACCCCGATATTAAAACCATTATCCCGCGATCGGGAACAGCGCTTTGGGCTGATTTATGGGTGAATCCCACAGGAAACGAAGCCATTTCCGAGGCGATTTTACAATGGATTGATTTTTGTTTAAATCCTAAAGCAGCGAATCAAATTGGCATTTTTACTAATGCGTCTTCTCCCATTTTTATCAATGCTAACCGTGATAAAATTCCGAAGAGTTTAGGAGAAGATAAGATTAAAAACCCCTCTTCAGAAGTATTAGAAAAGAGCGAGTTTTTATTACCATTATCGCCAAAAACAGAGGAACAATATCAAGGATTCTGGAAAGGAATGAGGAGAAGTTAATTCGTTATTTGTTATTCGTTATTTGTTATTTGTTATCTGAAATTGAAAAAAATTTGCTATATAACACCAGCCCCCTAACCCCCAAGTTTGGGGGAACTTGATGAACTTTATTTGTAGCAACTATTAGAGTATTTCATATTATTTATCACTGGTAAAATGATGTAGCCAAGCAATAAATAACAATTAATCGTCAAAAAAACCTAGCAACATCTCTCCCCATTTCCCCAGAGGTGAATTGTAAATTCATCCTTCCTAACCCCCCTTTGAAAGGGGGGAACGGTTTATTAACTTTTTACATAAGAATTAGAACTGCTATAGTTTTGATTGATAATTTTACTCTAATAACCAACCAAATAAATCACTAACTGTTAAATGTAATTCCTTAGCAAACTCAGGAGGAGGAAGGATCATTTCGGGTTGATCGAAAACAGCGATTTCTTGTCGTGGACGATAGACAAATATGGTTTTTTCGCTGGGATCAATTAACCAACCGATCTCAGTTCCATGTTGGAGACAGTGCAAAATATTTTTGGTCACTTGGGTTTGATTTTGATTTGGTGATAGAATCTCAATCGTCCAATTGGGCGCAATTTTAAACGTATTAGAAACTTCTCCATTTTCATCACGAGGGATTCGATCGAGCGTAAAGACAACCAGATCAGGAACAATCGATCGATTCCCAAATGTCCAACGTAATTCTGGAAAAGCTCGACCGAAACTCTTGGGTTTTATGGTCTGATTAATGACGGATAATAATTCTCCCTGAATAATGCTATGTTTTCCTTGTGGCACTGGTTTTTGTATAATTTTTCCCTCAATATATTCTTGAGGAGGTTTGGTTTCAGGTTGTTGTAAAAATTCTTCCAGTGTTATAGGTTTCGATGTTGCTTGAGTCATCTTTTTTTGGTTGGATTCGATCGATCATTAGGAACAGATTTTGATTAATGGTTTAAAAAGTCCTCAAAATTGGGAACATCAACCCAACTATTTTTTTCGTTAGACTCATGGCTTAAATCCATTAATAATTGCGAGTAAACCCCCTCTCGTAAAGAAGGAATCATTGGGGTTTGAGTTTGAATCGCTTTCACCCAGTGATCAATGAGACGGAGAACTGGCGCAATGCGTCCTTCTGGATAAACTTTCGGAAAAGCCAGTCGATCGGGAATAAAAACTTCTGACAAGGATTCTCCCGACGGTGCGGCGAGAAAACGGAAACCATGAATATAATCAGAAAGATTGCCGCTACCTAAAACCACCGTTCCTCGATCGCCATATACTTCGATCCAGTGTCCTCGTCCTTGATACGCAACAGAACTAATGGTTAATTGACAGGGCGTTCCGTCGGCTAATTCTAGCATTAATAAACAAGTATCATCAGAATCAACGGGTTTGAGTTTCCCATCTTCTTTTGGGTCTGGACGTTGCGCGATCGCGGTGTATAATTGAGCAGATAAACGATTGACACCGCCAAATAACCAGTTAATATAATCAAAAGCGTGAGAACCGACAGCCCCTAAAGCGCCGCCACCTTGATCTTTTTGCGCGTACCAATTCCATGCTTGTTCTGGATTAGCGCGTCTTCCCAATACCCAGTCAATTTTTACTAACCGCTTTTTCCCCACATAATCATTTTGTAAGTATTCGGCTAACAATTGCCATTCGGGAACACCACGAAATTCAAAATCACTGGCAGCAACTACGCCATTTTGTTTCGCTAAATGATATAGTTCACGGGTTTCTTGTGCGTTTAAGTTGAGGGGTTTTTCTAAAAGAAGATGTTTCCCCGCTTTGAGGGTTGCTTTCGCCATGTCGTAATGTAAAAACGGCGGTGTGGAGATACTGACCGCATCCACATCAGGAAGAGAGAGAATAGTGTCAAGTTGGTTACTAGCGTGGGGAATGTCGTATTCTTGCGCGATCGATCGAGCTTTTTCTAAATTAGGATTATACACAGCGACAGGGGAGGTTCGATCGTGAATTTGAAACGCTGGAATGTGTACCTTTTTCCCGAAACCTGTCCCAACGATCGCAACACCTAGAGATTCATTACTCATTTTCTTCTCTCCTGAAAAAACGCTAATTTGTGGCTGATTTTAAATCATTTTCCCACAGGTAGAACTAGCTTTAACAGTTGTTCAAGCTAATCAAGAAAGCAGCTATTGATTAGGATTCGTTTTTTCTTTGAGAAGTTGATTAAATTCTTGTATTGATGAAATTTTTTGTTTGGGGGATTCGTCTAGTTTTTGGAAAAAAATTTCCCAGGCTTGATCATCAGCAGGGTTATGGCGAAGATAATCTCTCACTTGTTCGCGAGTCATCCGTTCGAGTTGGCTAGTCATGGTCGATTTAATTCTCCATTTTCATTGATGATGACTTCTAATTCCTCTTTTCGGCTAGTTACTGCCAAAATATAAATAACTCTTCTGGTCTCGTCGAATCTAAATAATTCTATTGAACATAAAGTCTTGGTCAGGCTTTGACAAATCGTAACACTGGTAAGAGCTTGTTTATTAGTAACCATGATATTTGATCTTGAAACTTCTAGACTAGGGCAATAATTCAATATAGCTGTCAGAGAATCTTTCCAGAGAGAGACCGATCGAATCTCTCCCAGAATTTTTGGGTTACACTTCGTTTCACCGAACCTACTGGTTAGAATCTTTCCAGAGAGAGACCGATCGAATCTCTCCCAGAATTTTTGGGTTACACTTCGTTTCACCGAACCTACTGGTTAGAATCTTTCCAGAGAGAGACCGATCGAATCTCTCCCAGAATTTTTCGGTTACACTTCATTTCACCGAACCTACTGGTTAGAATCTTTCCAGAGAGAGACCGATCGAATCTCTCCCAGAATTTTTCGGTTACACTTCATTTCACCCAACCTACTGGTTAGAATCTTTCCAGAGAGAGATCGATCGAATCTCTCCCAGAATTTTTCGGTTACACTTCATTTCACCCAACCTACTGGTTAGAATCTTTCCAGAGAGAGATCGATCGAATCTCTCCCAGAATTTTTCGGTTACACTTCGTTTCACCGAACCTACTGGTTAGAATCTTTCCAGAGAGAGATCGATCGAATCTCTCCCAGAATTTTTCGGTTACACTTCGTTTCACCGAACCTACTGGTTAGAATCTTTCCAGAGAGAGATCGATCGAATCTCTCCCAGAATGGTTGGGTTACACTTCGTTTCACCGAACCTACTGGTTAGAATCTTTCCAGAGAGAGATCGATCGAATCTCTCCCAGAATGGTTGGGTTACACTTCATTTCACCGAACCTACTGGTTAGAATCTTTCCAGAGAGAGATCGATCGAATCTCTCCCAGCGTCCCGAATGTTGTTACAATACTTAACAACGTTACTCGGTCGGTCTAAGCAAGATTTATGACTCAAAAAACTGTTTCTTCCCCCAATCAATCCCACGCCAACCCCAACTCAGACACCATTACAGTGGAGTCATCAACTCAATCTCTACATCCTTCTCTAGCCGATAACGAGTGGCGTTATGACCCCGAAAGAATTAATAACTACTATAAAAATCGTCCCCTAGCAGTAATCAGACGTTTAATTGCTTTAATCTTCCCTGGAACGGCGTTCGGAGTGCGCTTATTGTTTGATAAACTCACAGGACAGATCGCAAAAAACGAACAAAAACGCGCCATAGAACTCCGAGAGATTCTTACCGAACTCGGACCCACCTACATTAAAATCGGACAAGCACTCTCCACTCGTCCTGATCTTGTTCCTCCCATCTACCTCGAAGAATTGGCACAACTCCAAGACCAACTTCCTCCCTTTGATAACGCGATCGCGTACCATTTTATAGAAGAAGAACTCGGAAAACCCCCCAAAGACATTTACGCTGAAATCTCCCCTGATCCCGTCGCCGCCGCTTCTTTAGGACAGGTTTATAAAGGAAAACTCAAAAGCGGAGAAGAAGTCGCCATCAAAGTTCAACGTCCCGACTTACTCCGTCGTATCACAATTGATCTTTACATCCTACGGAAAGTCTCCTTTTTCGCTACCAACAACATCAAACGCATCCGTAGCGATTTAGTGGCGATCATGGACGAGTTCGCCAACCGCATTTTCGAGGAGATGAA
This window contains:
- a CDS encoding DUF6888 family protein, yielding MKRSVTQKFWERFDRSLSGKILTSRFGETKCNPKILGEIRSVSLWKDSLTAILNYCPSLEVSRSNIMVTNKQALTSVTICQSLTKTLCSIELFRFDETRRVIYILAVTSRKEELEVIINENGELNRP
- a CDS encoding aldo/keto reductase — encoded protein: MNTTTPTTVALGKNGPQVTPLGVGTWSWGDRLFWDYGKEYDQTQVKDAFQASIEAGITLFDTAEVYGLGESERLLGQFAKDNDTPVSIATKYFPLPWRIFPQVVADTLTESLKRLEVESIPLYQVHSPFSFFMNQETLMDALAKEVKQGRIKAVGVSNYSASQMREAHEHLQKRGVPLASNQVLYSLLDRKIENNGIWETAEELGVTIIAYSPLAQGLLTGKYTGSEKPTGARRLDPKFKASGINKISPVINSLQKLAEKYNKTPAQVALNWVICRGAIPIPGAKNATQAQQNAGAIGWSLDSEDVQELNQVSQL
- a CDS encoding Gfo/Idh/MocA family protein — its product is MSNESLGVAIVGTGFGKKVHIPAFQIHDRTSPVAVYNPNLEKARSIAQEYDIPHASNQLDTILSLPDVDAVSISTPPFLHYDMAKATLKAGKHLLLEKPLNLNAQETRELYHLAKQNGVVAASDFEFRGVPEWQLLAEYLQNDYVGKKRLVKIDWVLGRRANPEQAWNWYAQKDQGGGALGAVGSHAFDYINWLFGGVNRLSAQLYTAIAQRPDPKEDGKLKPVDSDDTCLLMLELADGTPCQLTISSVAYQGRGHWIEVYGDRGTVVLGSGNLSDYIHGFRFLAAPSGESLSEVFIPDRLAFPKVYPEGRIAPVLRLIDHWVKAIQTQTPMIPSLREGVYSQLLMDLSHESNEKNSWVDVPNFEDFLNH
- the cobT gene encoding nicotinate mononucleotide-dependent phosphoribosyltransferase CobT, which produces MIRIYTQIQQGHRWLTQYRGKRPAFACVLGFTETGLLPKISAAGATPDDRRYTAIADAECLVNGIQLHPKHPLPPLTVGASPTLISRAFVEALSLPVYVFNAGLPHSPAIPHIDLAGKPAQCVSTGKALPQATVEHLFAQGWHWGEVLAQTVKDSYLTIGECVVGGTTTALGLLTGLRVAAANKINSSHPQCNHQQKWEIVQAGLGKTDWYFQQTAIDPFAVVAAVGDPMQAVVAGMALSASREVGVLLAGGTQMLAVYGLIQRLLRNGSRGDLDKIVVGTTRWVAEDLTGDTIGLAKTLQDVPLLATGLSFATSEFPQLTAYEDGYVKEGVGAGGCAIAAHLDLGWSQAQLLSTIEALVQQYAKIS
- a CDS encoding Uma2 family endonuclease, which translates into the protein MTQATSKPITLEEFLQQPETKPPQEYIEGKIIQKPVPQGKHSIIQGELLSVINQTIKPKSFGRAFPELRWTFGNRSIVPDLVVFTLDRIPRDENGEVSNTFKIAPNWTIEILSPNQNQTQVTKNILHCLQHGTEIGWLIDPSEKTIFVYRPRQEIAVFDQPEMILPPPEFAKELHLTVSDLFGWLLE
- a CDS encoding DUF6887 family protein: MTSQLERMTREQVRDYLRHNPADDQAWEIFFQKLDESPKQKISSIQEFNQLLKEKTNPNQ
- the tatC gene encoding twin-arginine translocase subunit TatC → MSPVETNTKYDRAENHYLNEIPDEKEMSIFDHLEELRWRIFYSLIAVGVGIIGCFIFVRPIVEALQVPAQGVKFLQLAPGEYFFVSIKVAGYSGLLVASPFIVYQILLFILPGLTRGERRLLVPVMVGSTLLFGVGLVFAYYALVPAALKFFINYGEDVVEQMWSIDKYFRFVLLLLFSTALAFQIPIIQVLLGLLGIVSSQTMISGWRYIILGSVVLGAVLTPSTDPMTQSLLAGAVLGLYFGGIGVVKMLGR
- a CDS encoding extracellular solute-binding protein, which codes for MLNRREVLLITLMSAIAPFLSSCRTSNNSLVIKVLEDSIPPQLLGDFKKQFPLDRTLDIKPISQLESLYQFLENAVTKDNQKTANLVTLGDIWLEKAIKKELIQPLTVNSLRNWEMLPASWQKLVQRDRNGNLDARGKVWGIPYRWGSTVIAYREDRFRQAGYDPPTDWGDLWREELRDRISLLNQPREVIGLTLKKLGFSYNTPDLDSISDLKTALKTLNQQVKFYSSQSYLQPLILEDTWVAVGWSNDLLQLRTRYPDIKTIIPRSGTALWADLWVNPTGNEAISEAILQWIDFCLNPKAANQIGIFTNASSPIFINANRDKIPKSLGEDKIKNPSSEVLEKSEFLLPLSPKTEEQYQGFWKGMRRS